A stretch of the Alnus glutinosa chromosome 6, dhAlnGlut1.1, whole genome shotgun sequence genome encodes the following:
- the LOC133870424 gene encoding pathogenesis-related thaumatin-like protein 3.5 — protein MAQLAALLVSLLTLVLSISGVISTTFTIINKCEYTVWPGILSNAGVPPLSTTGFALQKGESKTITPPTSWGGRFWGRTHCSQDSTGKFSCVTGDCGSGKVECSGNGGALPATLAEFTLNGAGGFDFFDISLVDGYNLPMMVVPQGGTGQNCTTVGCVTDLNDSCPSELQVTSADADGNVACKSACEAFGQPQYCCSGAYGSPNTCKPSSYSQIFKKGCPQAYSYAYDDKTSTFTCASADYTISFCPTPKTSQKASQGTTSQATPTSTATTSPSIYGTLIYEGSGDESNASPSTRAHVFGFHSTVGVVSIAVAIWRLWQLP, from the exons ATGGCTCAGCTAGCAGCATTATTAGTGTCATTATTAACACTTGTTCTATCAATATCAG GAGTAATTTCAACGACCTTCACAATAATAAACAAGTGCGAATACACAGTATGGCCGGGCATTCTATCCAACGCCGGTGTACCGCCACTGTCCACAACCGGCTTCGCGCTCCAAAAGGGCGAGTCGAAAACTATCACCCCACCGACCTCCTGGGGCGGTCGCTTCTGGGGCCGAACCCACTGCTCCCAAGACTCCACGGGCAAGTTCTCCTGCGTCACAGGTGATTGCGGCTCCGGAAAAGTCGAGTGCTCAGGGAATGGCGGCGCGCTGCCGGCGACCTTGGCCGAGTTCACCCTCAACGGCGCTGGTGGGTTCGACTTCTTCGATATCAGCTTGGTCGACGGGTACAACCTCCCTATGATGGTCGTGCCTCAAGGTGGGACCGGTCAGAATTGCACAACCGTTGGCTGCGTGACCGACCTCAACGACTCTTGCCCCTCGGAGCTCCAGGTCACTAGCGCCGACGCCGACGGAAACGTGGCCTGCAAGAGCGCGTGCGAGGCCTTTGGACAGCCACAGTACTGTTGCAGCGGCGCGTATGGTTCACCTAACACATGCAAGCCTTCTTCGTACTCTCAGATCTTCAAGAAGGGGTGCCCGCAGGCTTACAGCTACGCCTACGACGATAAGACGAGCACTTTCACATGCGCATCCGCGGATTATACAATTAGTTTCTGCCCTACCCCTAAGACCAG CCAAAAAGCTTCGCAGGGTACGACGTCGCAGGCGACACCAACTTCAACTGCAACAACCTCACCGTCCATCTACGGGACGTTGATCTACGAGGGTTCCGGCGACGAAAGTAACGCATCACCGTCCACGCGTGCCCACGTGTTCGGATTCCATTCTACTGTGGGTGTAGTCAGCATCGCGGTGGCAATTTGGCGGTTGTGGCAGCTCCCCTAA